The following nucleotide sequence is from Emys orbicularis isolate rEmyOrb1 chromosome 21, rEmyOrb1.hap1, whole genome shotgun sequence.
TCGGCCAGAGGAGTGGGAAGATCGGTCAGTATCCAAAGGGACAAGATGTTAATTAACAACCAAACTGCTCAAAGGCGACGCTCCTGGAGACGTTGGCCGTGTCTGTTATCAAATGGGCACTAGTGGGCACCCGTGTGTTGGCTGACACGTGAAGAGGCCCAAATCAGGGATCTCCTAACAGGCCTGATGGGCCCAATTCTCAGTCACGCTCAGGTGCAGTGActattctctgcccccccccccatgggcccATAGGGGGCAGATTGGGGGCGTGGCCACCTCCCCCATCCTCACCTCGAGTGCAGGCTGGGGAAACTGGTGATGTTTCGGTCTGTCTGTCTGCCGTATCTCCCTGGGCCACCCTCTCCACTCAAGTCCAGCAACCTGAGCTCCAGGGGTGTTGCCGTGTGTGTGTCTCCCCCACAGGGGGGGTCCCCTGCTCCTTCACATGGCACATGCGGGGCCTGATTGGCAGAGATCCCACTCCCTAGACCAGCGGGACGTGCCGGTACCAAATCCCCTCTCGGGATCTTCTAGTCATAACCCTCATCCCCCGGCTATCCCTGGCTCAGTCCCCTGGTGTGGTGAGGCGGGACACCTCCTCCAGAGCTCTGTGGAGAGGGCGAATCACCCTCATGCCGCAGGGCCTGATTTCCAGGGGCAGCGTCAGAGCTCAGCGTCCGCACGGGGCGGGGAGGGCCGGCTGTTCGGATCATGTCACATGCCCGCTGAGTCCTGGGAACCGGCCTTTGCTAAGAATTTCAGGGACCTGCCCAGACATCCTCAAGTGTCTTCTGCCCCTCAGGACGCAGGGTCAAAAAGCCCCCCGGACGTGACTGCGGCTTGCAAGCCAGATTTTCGAGGCTGGAGGTTGGGGACGGCTTCTGGTGGGGGGAGTTTGTGCTGGACATTTCCTGATACCCTTTGGACGGAGTTGCTCAGGGCTGGGCGTGGGTATGAATGGGACCCTCCCTCACCCTGCAAAATGACTCCCAGGGTACTCGGGTACCACGGGGGATAAAtctctgcagagcccagcagccctgggccccagccctgcagcaggcagGGCGCGCCGGCCGTCAGCGGAAATGCACGGTCCCATGCCAATTATttaatatgctaatgagtgttaATTTGCATGTAAGGGGTGAAGCTGCCCAGATCTTGTCAGCCCGCTATGCCAGCTCCATCTTGAGCCAGCCCGATGCGCTCCAGTGGCAGGGCGGTTTATGGCAGACCCAAGACTGACGTGGTTAAGGGGGTTGGTTTGCTGACCCGCCGCCCTCCAGCGGCCTGCGCCCCAACACGTGCGACCCCCTCCCGTCTCCAGCAGCTGGGGTGCAACAGGCAGCAAGGAGGAAGCTGGGGGAGGCGGCGCATGGGGCAGGTTCTGGTACTGGGTGGGGCAGGCCAGGGGGACTGGGGTTGGCAGGTGGTGGGAAGAGTGTGGTGGGGCTGAAGGCTGCCCCGAGCCCTGCCCTACTAACCCCACAAGAGAACTACATTCCCGCCTGTGAGCGTCGGCTGCAAGATGGAGCTTAGACTCTGGATTCCTGCTGGTCCTGCCTCGGTGtctgggcagcagccagcaaaGGGTTAAGATGAAAAAACCCAAGAGGCAGCATGGGCGGAAGGAATAGGGCAAAGgttgggtgccaggactcctgggttctattcccagcttggggaggggagtggggtctagtggttagagcaggggggctgggtgccaggactcctgggttctattcccagctctgggaggggagtggggtctagtggttagagcaggggggctgggagccagaactcctgggttctatcccagcttggggaggggagtggggtctagtgattagagcagggtggggctgggagctaggactcctgggttctatcccagctctgggaggggagtggggtctagttagggtgaccagatgtcccaatttgatagggatagtcccaatatttggggctttgtctaatataggcacctattaccccccaccctctgtcccaatttttcacacttgctgtctcgtCACCCtaggtctagtagttagagcagggggggctggaagccaggattcctgggttctatgcccagctctgggaggggagtgggatctagtggttagagcagggggactgggagccaggactcctgggttctctccccagctctgggaggggagcgggatctagtggttagagcagggggactgggagccaggactcctgggttctatgcccagctctgggaggggagcgggatctagtggttagagcaggggggctgggagccaggactcctgggttctatcccagctctgggagggaagaggggtctagtagttagaaatgggggaggctgggagccaggactcctgggttctaacgatggttttgccattgactccctGTGTAACCTTGCCCAAGTCCCTTCCCGGCTCCGAGCTGGAGGTGGAGgatcctgccccagctgctgggggcggggggggatgtGGCTTGAGCAGGCAGATTGCCCGGTGCTCAGAAAGTGCCAGTGAGCTCCCGAGTGATTGGGCCAAGCCAAGGTAAGAACCAAGTACAACCAGCCcagctcccttccctgcccccaccctggcctcctgacgaGCTGATGGGGCCCAGCTGCCGGCAGCTCCCCAGAGCTCAGCCCCttgctgctcccaggagctgaGTGTTgggccccagagctgcagcaacctggGGGGGACTTTTGGTCTGTGCTCCCAGTGGAGCAGaacgtcacccccccccccatggagggAGGAGACCCCGTTGGACGGGCACGTTGGCGGACCCCGGCTGGGAACGGGTCTGCTCAGCTCCTGAGAAGCGCCGCAGAGCAGGCGGTGAGTGGAGGCCGCAGGCTCCTCAAatggggggcgggagcaggggacCCTTCCCCTGGGCGGCCCTCGTTCTGTTTCTAACCCCGATGGTTTGGTGCAGCCCGACCCGTTCCAAAGGCGAAGCGCGGGGGAGGCACGTGGAGCCCAGGCCGGGGGCGAGTGGGGAGAGCCAGGTGGGCTGGGCGGGCTGTGGGGACAGTGAGGTTGCCGGCTGGGGAATGGGGTTTGTAGGGCTTGGCTGTAGGGTGGCTCAGGTCAGCTGGGCAGGGAGTGAGCAGGTCGGGGGCTTCTGGTGAGGGTGgctgtggggcatgggggggggtccTGGTACCGGAGGAGGGGTCAGGGGGGAGACTGGGAGGCTTAATTTGGTGGTGTTTGCCAGGCTCTGAGTGGGAGGGGTCAGAGGGTCATTATAACATCTCTAGGCCATCACAACCATCCCTGCGTGGGCCTCAAACTCAGCTCCAGCTGGAGGAGAGTCCCCAGCAGCTGTGAACGGGGGGGGCTCTATGACACACAGGGGAGCGGCTCCGAGTCCACCCAGCAGCGGGCGgcgtggggaggggaaggcaggccAACGGCAGCATCGTTGCGAGAAGCAGAGTAGTTTATTGGGTCTGCGATGCCGGCCAGAGGCGGGGGGCAGCATTGTGTGTCCCTCCCCCGCTGGGCGGTGGGGCCGGGCTCAGAACTGGACGTAGGACAGGACCACATCGCCGTTGATCTCCAGCGTGTCGATCCGCTGGAACTCGCGGAAACGGTGGTTGTAGTCGAAGAGCGGCTGCCCGTTGGCAAAGACCTTGAAACGTCCGTTCCCGCAGCGgatggagagctgggggggggggagagcggccGTGATAGGGACCCACCTGGGACAGCCGCAAAGGAGCTGACCCCTTATGGGACCaggcaggcagcatggcctagtggagaCCGTGCTGCCAGAGAATCCCCATTAGCTGCTAACTGTATAGGGGCTATGACACACAGACACGCAGTTCTGATGCCATCCAGCAGAGggtgcgcgcgctctctctctctctgtgctctAGAAGACCCtgagcttgagctaaaggagaatccccaTTAACTGTTAGCAGTATAGGGCATATGATACATAGATGAGCAGTTcggattccatccagcagagggcagcagtacctattacacacacatacccctacctccccctcctcttccaaaTGCCCCAGGACTTAAGTTAACGGAGAATACCCATTAGCTGCTTGCTCCTATACAGCTATGACACACAGACTTGCAGTTCTTAtgccatccagcagagggcagcagactGCATgagcacgcgcacacacactgctccagAAGACCCTGGGCGTGAACTAAGGGAGAATCCCCATTAGCTGCTAGCGGTATAGGGCGTATGCCACACAGATGAGCAGTTTACTCACCTCGAAGTactggccaggctggaaggggTTGTGAGGCAGCTCCCGCTCCTCCGAGCCCCACTTCCCGTTCAGGAGGCTGTTCCTGATCACGCTCTTCTCGTTCAGGCGAGGGTTAATGTGCAGGGCGATATCCTTGGAGTAGCCCATCTTGAAGTTGATGCAGAAGCTGGGGAGGCAAAGAACCAGTGAGGCTGGGGGGAGTGCATGTGTGGGGGTCATCTGCTCTTGAGGGGGGTgtggctttgggggaggggggcagggctggacacACAATCCTGTAGCCAGATACACCGGGCCGTTGCACTTTGATGGGAGAAGCCCAGTCTGTGCTAAAGCATGGCCTAAGGGttggagcacagggctgggagccaggactagccccagctctgggaggggcgtagggtctagtggttagagcgcggggggcgggggagctgggagccaagactcctgggtttgCTCCCCACctttgggaggggaatggggtctggtggttagagcagggggggctgggagccgggactcctggcttctatccccagctctgggaggggagtggggtctagtggttggagcagggggggctgggagccaggactcgtgggttctctccccatctctgggaggggagtggggtctagtggttagagcgggggcagggactgggagccgggactcctgggttctctccccagctctgggaggggagtggggtctagtggttagagcgggggcaggggctgggagccaggactcctgggttctctccccagctctatgCTGATTCACCATGaaaccaggggggagggggcaagtcacttcccccctgctggtgcctcagtttcccctgctgaAGACCGTGCCATGGCTGCATACCTCTTAGCGCCCTGCGGGACTAATCCTTTCACCACCACTGTCTTCTTGGACGTCAGCCCGCCTGGGAAGTTAGCCACATAGGGGACTTGCTGCAAGAGAACGGAGACCCCCGGCTAGAACGGTCTTGTCCAGTACTGGGGTGAGGAGCGTCTCAGATGtgttgcagggagggggctcagtagggggcgctctccccacacagtcagtgctgaccccagtgtggcactagggggcgctgtgctgcagggaacgGGGCAGAGGCGGTGGGGGGGCGGGTTTCTTCCTGCTACCAGCTTTGTTCAGCGTGGCTCTTGGCCACCTGgcacgttccaccccagaggtggctgcactccggggctgggggaagagttGCGGGAGAAAGCGTAAGGTGGCTTCATTGCGGGAGCAAAAGGGCAGAGCAAACCCCAAGGCTGCTGCGCTTACCGGGTGAAAGGAAGCGGGGCCAGCCATCATCTGTGGGGCAGAGAAATCCAGGAGTTATTAATCTGGCCAGCCGTGGTATGGACCAAACCTCCCTCCCTAAGGCCTTGGGggtgtctctgctctgtccctccGGCCCACAGAACTGGCCGTCACCTGATGGCTCCTCTCTAGTTTTCCAGAAAATATCTGGCCTTTCCTTAGCTAAAATCCTCCCCTAGCCCAGCAGTTTCCAGTTGGATACAGAATTCGCCTccacttcctgtcttaaactgCTGTGTACAACTGCAATGCAGCTGTTAAACGGTAGCTGCACACCACCCCAGAGGTGGtcgcatctcagtgctgggtgagGATTCCCTCTATAATCAGCTGCCACCTTCCAtcctagaagtggctgcatttcagtcatGGGGGACATGATCTCTGTATAAACAGCTGCTGTGCCATGCCCCAGTGGCGGCTGCATCTTGGCACTGGGTGACAGAGATCCCCATATAATCAGCTGTCACGTTCCACCctagagggggctgcatttcaagACTGGGGGATGTGATCGCTGTATAAGCaaccgccccgccccagaggtggctgcatctcctcCCCGGGCCCCAGTGTACTTACCGGCAGGCTTGTGGGTGGCATATTCGGCTGCATGCCCTGAGAGACGAAGACCATATAAGGGGGGTTACAGGGGCTGAGGTTGCAGGGTTGGAATTGCTCTCCTTCGAGAAGCctgggcgagctgaggctgtgggtcTGATCCAGGGAGGAGTGGGGCCCGGGGTCCTGGCTAGAGGgtctctgctccccaggggaaGTGGCTGCTAAGACAGAGGGAAGGTCCCTGTGTCTCttctgtgggtgtgtgtgggggaaggaccCCCtgcaggacaccccccccccccatgccctctGGGCTCGTCACACTGCGGCAGGCGAGGGACTTCGCGGGGGCCCAGTGAAGCCCGGCTAGCTTGTGGGGTGGTGTGTAGCTGTGATAATGGAGTGGGTGCCCCTGAGTTGCCCACCCTGAGCTGGCATCTCCCCAGCCCCGGGCATGTGGGTCTCGTGGGTACTTACAAGCATCCCGGGCTGCGGGTAATACATCCCCTGCAGGACGGAAACAAGTGTGAGattgggcacagagaggggagagataTTGTcaagcccggactcctgggttctctccccggctctgggaggggagtggggtctagtggttagagcaggggggctgggagccaggactcctgggttctatccccagcttggggaggggagtggggtctagtgatgagagcaggagggctgggagccaggactcctggattctgtccccagctctgagaggggagggggggtctagtggttagagtggaagggctgggagccaggactcctgggttctgtccccagctctcctACCATCCAAGTTCTCAGCTTTTCCCCTGAACCAACCCATGCGCTCGCGATTTGGCTGCGGGGCCGGCGCTGTGCGTGAGCGTCCCAGTCCCACGTCTCCA
It contains:
- the LOC135893182 gene encoding galectin-4-like — encoded protein: MAYVPAPGYQPIYNPPLPHAAPIAGGLRPGMSIYVQGMVPHHTKRFRVNFSCGPEKGADIALHFNPRFDSGDKIVLNSFQQGKWAKEEHKRDMPFHKGHHFEMVFNITPEGYRITVNGAPCYEFRHRIPPERVQVVDVDGDLELQSLNVIGGGMMGGGGMYYPQPGMLGMQPNMPPTSLPMMAGPASFHPQVPYVANFPGGLTSKKTVVVKGLVPQGAKSFCINFKMGYSKDIALHINPRLNEKSVIRNSLLNGKWGSEERELPHNPFQPGQYFELSIRCGNGRFKVFANGQPLFDYNHRFREFQRIDTLEINGDVVLSYVQF